The Erythrolamprus reginae isolate rEryReg1 chromosome 3, rEryReg1.hap1, whole genome shotgun sequence genome contains a region encoding:
- the ST6GALNAC3 gene encoding alpha-N-acetylgalactosaminide alpha-2,6-sialyltransferase 3 isoform X1 translates to MDETGLFWKRMPSRTFLMQDEAKAPGFKAMKDRVTLIMCGNAAGFFMKPGLIYMSRNPRALKNRNKNALPVYWMHNPKAWITKPLTWDWFHQCFIPQVQVYLAAKGLNFKVLLLMDNAGGHDDLAHEHAGVQVEFLPPNTTSLIQPMDQGVIRAFKALYTRNSLGSIVEAMDADENFTLKAYWRQYTIASCLKNIQNALMDMKSQTMNACWKKLWPEVVHDYKGFAPEEIQDAAVQNSVKLAQALGGEGFVDMTPEEVNGLLDEHGLPLTDKDLEELTRSASEEEEEEAEAEQAEEEEDVGLTLERLAELNRAAANVQRMVELWDPNMTRSIQFKASLDNTFAPYRAMLAQKKKLRQQLPITIFVTKTKRSVTPSPAASIVEMVIEEDPELS, encoded by the coding sequence atggacgaaacaggcctgttctggaagaggatgccttcacggactttcttgatgcaagatgaagccaaagcccctggctttaaggccatgaaagatcgggtgactttgatcatgtgtgggaatgcagcaggcttttttatgaagccagggctaatttatatgtcacgaaatccaagagccctcaagaacagaaataagaatgcattgccagtgtactggatgcataatcctaaagcatggattacaaaacccctcacgtgggactggtttcatcagtgcttcatcccacaggtgcaggtttatttggctgccaaaggactcaatttcaaagtgcttctcctaatggacaatgctggaggccatgatgacctggcacatgaacatgctggggtgcaagtcgaattcttgccaccaaacaccacatcgcttatccagccgatggatcaaggtgttatccgcgcatttaaggcactgtacacacgcaattcccttggaagcatcgtggaagcaatggatgctgatgaaaacttcacattgaaggcctactggcgtcagtacacgatcgcatcttgtctgaagaacattcagaatgccttaatggatatgaagtcacagacaatgaatgcctgctggaagaaattgtggccagaagtggtgcatgattacaagggatttgctcccgaagaaattcaagatgctgcagtccagaactctgtgaagctggcacaggcactgggtggagaaggcttcgttgacatgacaccagaggaagtcaatggtttgcttgatgagcatggcctaccactgacagacaaagatctggaggagctgaccaggtcagcgagtgaagaagaagaggaggaagcggaagctgaacaagctgaggaagaagaagatgttggcctaacgcttgagcggcttgcagaactgaacagagctgctgcaaatgtacaacgcatggtggaactttgggatcccaacatgactcgctctatacagtttaaggcctcccttgacaacacctttgcaccatacagagccatgttagcccagaaaaagaaactgcgccaacaactgcccataactatatttgtcacgaaaaccaagaggtctgtcacaccatcacctgcagcgtccattgtagaaatggtgatagaagaagatcccgagttatcctag